ATTACATTGCTGCTTGTTCTGAATTTATTATTCTTGTGGATTTATGAATTATAAAATGTAGATAGATTAATTCAGCAATAATGATTATACAATAGAAGAATTAAATGCTgagaaatgttttattataaagTGATTGAGAGGTTAACTTAAAGTATAGTACATCTTTCAGATGGCAGGAGACATAGGGCTATGTTacttttgagtgatttttttcttaatgttactGACTGGTGATTGATTAGCACTATTTTAGAAACAAGTAGGAAGGAATGGTGAATTTCAGAGTAGTCTAGATAATGCAACTAAAAGACTTATTTAAAGTACAATaattttttgttaatgttttcaaAAGATCAACTTGTTTTCAATGGAGCTCAGTGAAGTTACTTTTTGTTGTTTGACAGAATTGcacagaattatttaaaaaaaaataaaaggcaaagcaGTAATCCAAGAAATTGAATTGAAGGCATTCTGGGGAAACCTACCATTTATTGTGAGAATCATCTTTGTTCTTGGAATTTGAAAGTAAAGCTGGAAAGGAGTTTACAAAcgagaaaaaaaagaagtttggaaTCGGACTCACAGGATCTGGGCTTGGAAATGCCTCAGGTAAATCATATGGAGTAGATGCAGAATTTTGTAATTTTCCCCGCAGAAAGTCAATACCATTGGTTCTGTCATCTGAGTCTTGAATGGACTTAATGTCTTTTTAAGACATCTTGTTTCTCTTCAGCTAGTTTTGAGTACAAATCCTTCCTCCCATTGCCTTCTGTTTCCTCTTTTGCTACACTGTTGACGTTTAGTGAACTTGACACAGGGAGCATGATCAATAAGTAGATTAGAAGGTGGACAGATTTGGTGGCTTTGTAAGGGTTAAACCAACACCCCTGACAGTATGCCACAGAAATCTCATTTCTGTCTCctgtgacttcctcctttcccccaACTCTTCCTTTCCATTTACGACAGTTGAATTCAGAAGTAAAATGGAAATGGTGAAGGACCTCAATTCTCCTCTCCCCCAACTCAGCTATGTACATATATACTCCTCTACCTCCTACAAAGAATGATAATATCTGTTTATATTATGGCAGCTACTTCAAAATCATCAGTTTGGGTTTGAGGCAATCGCTAAAACAATAAATGGAGCCCTGTTAGTCTCCATTCTGCTTACCCAAACTTCTTCCCATCCCCTTCCAGGGATTAAATCTTCTTTACTGCTTGTTATAGTGCTGGGGAGAAAGGTAGAAATAATCATCTGGCAGGAACTCTTACATAGAGCTTATCCTTTGAGCACAGGAAATCAACAACTTGCTGGGATTATTTGGTGACAAGGCAGCAGAGGCGAAGAAAGGGGACTTGCCAACCAATAAAAGGATCAGAGGCCCACTTCCACCCTAATGCCTGCTTCGTATAGACTGCATATCCCCTTCAAGAGTTCTCACCCATTCAAGGTTTAGTTTGCTATTTATTGAATACTGGAATTTAAGGCTATAAAACTTATTTTCTCAGGCTAAAATTTTCTAGGAAGAGAAGCTTTGCAGACCTGGAAGAATGGAGGAAAataagagagagggggaaaaaaagtaataGAAAGTACCAGTGAAGAAAAATAGGATGAGAAGGGTATGTGAAAAGGCCAGCTTATAGTAGCCAGAAGGTATATGAATAGAAAAGgctaaacaaataaatgaaaattatttttaaattttcctgaaACTAgcagaataataaaaagacaaagagaaaatttgTATTCTTActcattctcttccttctttAGAGGTAAATTCAAAATGAGGCCTTTCTGTTATTTGAACCACTTTAGGAGTGTGAGTCCTTACTTGACTGGAGTAATTTTGTATACATGTTGAAAtgtagaaaggaaggaaaaaaaggagcATTAACTCTGGATGTTGAGTCCTTTTCTCTTATTAATTTTAGAATGGACTGTATCCTTTTCAGGGATCAGAAGTAAGGCTACAGAGGTCATGCCTGAATTACTGATCTTAACGGGAGATTTTGGAGTGTTTTGTTGATCCTATTTGTTAGACTAGAGATGCCCAAATTGTCTTCCACATTGTTTTGGGAAAGAAGACGTTGGACTCACTTAGGAGTACAGTGTAGACATTGATTTGCTACCTTTGCAGACCCCAAGAATGGATAGGAAAATCTCTATTTCAGGTAATTAAAACAGAGTGTGTTGTTAGATTTGAAGAACTGTTATATTCCTAGAGCTAAATCAGAATACTTACTAGGTACTTTATGCTGACTCTGGTGGCTAATTAAACTAATTTTTAGAAGTTAGCTATTATTAACAAATGCTACTCCAATTTTTGCTGTTTTTAGTGCATCATAGGTATTTTTCTAACAAAATCCCACAGTTTAATGAAAGTAAAAGCTCTTAAATATAATACacagcagaaaaaataaatttttctgaaaatgttccTTGGTAGGGGTGGGGCTTACATGTAATCCGTTTGTCTTGAAGTAGTCTTTTAACTTTCTAAATTGAAAATTCTGTTGTAGCCTAGTGTAAGCGGAATGGATCCGCCTTTCGGGGATGCCTTTCGAAGTCACACCTTTTCGGAACAGACTCTGATGAGCACAGATCTCTTAGCAAACAGTTCAGATCCAGATTTTATGTATGAACTGGTAAGCAGCATTTTCTTGCTTTCTGCTTGGTTTGGGGTGAAAGTGTTATGGTAGAGTTTTTAACTTATAAATGcctgaaaagaaaaatggatgtGTTTGGGCCagctttcattcttctttttgtttgtttttaagatttatttatttatttgaaatgcagagttacagaaagagagggggagaggcagagaaagagagagagagatacgaaGTCCTCCATCTGTAGGTTtgctccctgaatggccacaatagccagggctgggacaggccgaagccagaagccaggagcttctggtgcaggggcccaaacacttgggccaccttcatctgttttcccaggcacattaacagggagctggattagaagtggagcagctgggactctaaccagtgtccgtatgggatgccagtgctgcaggtggcagcttaacccactgcatcacagtgctgggcTCAAGAAAAGGTTTTTGATGAGGGTCATGGGgaactgtctttttatttttatttatttatttgaaaggcagagttagatcttctgtccactggttcatttcccaaatggccactacagctgaggctgtgccaggagcctggaacgccattcaggtctcccatgtgggttgcaagggcccaagcacttggggcaatcttctcctgcttttccaggtacattagcagggagctggattggaagtggaacagctgggactcaaatctgtgctCATAAGGCatactggcatctcaggcagcagcttagcctgctacacaaCAACATCAGCCTGGGAAGCTGTCTTTTTTAAATATGCCTAGTTACTTAAGGGCTTCTCAACTGGAAAATTAAGGGATGATGACATTGAATAAGGTGTATGACATAGAGAAAGTGAGACCAATAGCAATTCCAAGCAAttcatgaataaaattatttaatcttgAGGTAAATTGACACTTAAAAttccttagaaaaatattttaaagataattctggggaggctggcgccacagctcaataggctaatcctctgcttagtggcgccagcaccccgggttctagtccctgtcggggcaccggattctgtcctggttgtccctcttccagtccagctctctgctatggcccgggagtgcagtggaagatggcccaagtgcttgggccctgcaccccatgggagaccaggagaagcacctgactcctgccttcggataggcgcggtgcgcggccgcagcgcactggccgtggtggccattggagggtgaaccaacagcaaaaggaagacctctctctctctcctctctctctctctccctcctctctctctcactgtccactctggctgtaaaaaaaaaaaaaaaaaaagaaagaaaggaagaaagaaagataattctggggagtcagcattgtggcatcatGTGTTAAGTCACTGCCTCTAACCCCAGCATAGCCTGTGAACAccagttcaggttctggctgctcgacttctgatctggctccctgctaatgcattgggaaagcagtggaagatggcccaagtgcttgggcttctgccacccacgtgggagacccagatgaagttcttggctcctggtttcaacctgacccagctccagccattgcaggcatttgaggagtgagaaagtggatggaagatctctgtctctgtctgtatccatctctgtctctacctttgccttttaaattaataaataaatcttttaaaaatatttctagttaCATATAatttaagaagtaaataaaaaaaaaagaggtataggggccagtactatggcgtgataggctgagcctccacctgttggtgccagcatcccatataggtgccagtttgtgtcccggctactcctctttcaatccagctctctgctaattgcctaggaagacagaggaagatggtccaaatgcttgggcccctgcacccacgtggaagaccagaaggaaactcctggctcttggcttcagatcagctcagctctggccatagaagccatttggggagtgaaccagaggatggaatacctttctctttgtcttttgctttctctttctgtaattctacctctcaaaagataaataaaatcttaaaaaaaaaaaaacactagaggTATATGATAATTGAACAACGGGCACAAATCTGTAAGTTAAAGTCAGTGGGTTTTATGATGTGTAAACTATAGTTCAGTAAGCTTTAAAAGCACACAAAGATGAACATACAagctgaaataaaacaaaaaagccaaaataaacaaatcagccCAAAATCAAATCAGTtagaagaaactagaaaactgGAAACTTTCTCATTTCCTTCCTGATCCTCTGTCCTCCAAATCTTTTTCCAAGGGGTAGTTGCTGCTGACAGTTTTTCCACTGACTATATGAGCATATGAGTATATTTATATGTAAGCATGCTTATGTTTTGAATTGGATGATATGTTTATAGATACAGTGTTTTATAACTTAGtctttttgacaaaaatatgTGGTGGGCAGCCTTTCGTGTTAGTACAATAGAGTGaaacttcattcttttccatGGCTGCAGTCTTACTGACATTTCAGAATCACATCTCTAGAATCATGAGTAATATTTTACTCTCCATGTTCAAAAGTTGTTGTAAGGTCTTGGAAaagattttctcattctgttgatgCCTTCAAATGTCTTTGAATCGCTCTTTGTCTCTTTACTGAAGTTGCTCCTTAAGAAGACAATTTCTTCTGTAATAAAGATAAGGTCTTGATTATTTGCTTCTTAATTGAAGCTTATTTGTAAGGACAAAGCTCCAAAACCTACCATAAGGAAGAATGCTTATGGTAAAGCTTGAGTTTTTGATATTTGAACCATTCCTAAGTCTCTCGTATTTTTCCCTCCCTTGGTGAAAGAAATGATATTCTGTGGCATGGTGAAGTGCCATGTCAGTAGTCTTTATCTTAAAATAAAGGTTAACGTTGTGAATTATCAATTTGGTATATGGGAGTGAGGTTGGTGGTGAATATTTCCTTCCTAAAATATGgtgtgtgatttctttttctaaaccTTTCTCAGGATAGAGAGATGAACTACCAACAGAATCCTAGAGACAACTTCCTTTCTTTGGAGGACTGCAAAGACATTGAAAATCTGGAGTCTTTCACAGATGTCCTGGATAACGAGGGCACCTTAACCTCAAACTGGGAACAGTGGGATACATACTGTGAAGATTTAACAAAATACACCAAACTAACCAGCTGTGACATCTGGGGAACAAAAGAAGTGGATTACTTGGGTCTTGATGACTTTTCTAGCCCTTATCAAGATGAAGAGGTCATAAGTAAAACTCCAACTTTGGCCCAGCTAAATAGTGAGGACTCTCAGTCTGTTTCTGATTCCCTTTATTATCCAGATTCGCTTTTCAGTGTCAAACAAAATCCCTTGCCCTCCTCATTCCCTGGTAAAaagatcacaagcagagcagctgccccTGTGTGTTCTTCTAAGACTCTTCAGTCTGAGGTTCCTTTGTCAGATTGTGTCCAAAAAGCAAGCAAACCCACGTCAAGCACACAAATCATGGTGAAGACCAACATGTATCATAATGAAAAGGTGAACTTCCATGTTGAATGTAAAGACTATGTAAAAAAGGCAAAGGTAAAGATCAACCCAGTGCAACAGAGTCGGCCCCTGTTGAGCCAGGTGCACTCCGATGCAGCAAAGGAGAACACATGCTACTGTGGTGCAGTAGcaaagagacaagagagaaaaggAGTGGAGCCCCTTCAGGGTCATGCCACTCCTGCCTTGCCTTTTAAAGAAACCCAGGAACTTTTACTCAGTCCGCTGCCCCAGGAGGGTCCTGGGTCAGTAGCAGCAGGAGAGAGTAGCAGCCTTTCTGCCAGCACTTCCATCTCAAATTCATCCCAGAAAAAAGAAGAGCACAATTATTCTCTTTTTGTCTCCGACAACTTGGGTGAGCAGCCAACCAAATGCAGTCCTGAAGAAGATGAGGAGGACGAGGAAGATGTTGATGATGAGGACCATGATGAAGGATTTGGCAGCGAGCATGAACTGTCTGaaaatgaggaggaagaagaagaggaagaggattaTGAAGATGACAAGGATGATGATATTAGTGATACTTTCTCTGAACCAGGTATTATAATGACTGGAGGCTTGCCAGCTGCCTTTGCTGTTAGTTTGCTAAAATCAAAAGTTTTTGTACAGATGATTTCTTTagtttgaggattaaatgacttGGTAAACTGACCCAGATATACAACTGTTGTTTCTATTCAAACTTCTCTGAAGTGATTACTTTTGCATATATAGTAATTGATATGCTGATTCCttgaaagcatatttttaattgatCTTATGTTAAGTGACTTGATTTTGTCACTCCTTTGAGTGGTTGTGAAAAGGTACCAAGAGTTTATTAATTCAAAGAAATTCCTGTTTCTGCATGTGTCCCTTTATCATAGTTTAGAAGTTAGGTATAGCTAGAATGCTGAGCCGGGTAATGATGGTTTATTTATATTACTCATGACTATAACCATCAAAGCCTATTTAATGAATAATGTCAAGCAGAGCCTTTTCTTTGTGcctgcttcatttttatttccacagTATTTTCTCATTTCAGAAAAATACATGCTATAATTTGATGAATGTGAAAGGGAGACTCTGCTTTGTTTATATGCAATGTGAATAAATAAAAGggtcaaagaaaatgaaacctaTGGGGAACTGGTT
Above is a genomic segment from Oryctolagus cuniculus chromosome 6, mOryCun1.1, whole genome shotgun sequence containing:
- the CREBRF gene encoding CREB3 regulatory factor isoform X2 produces the protein MPQPSVSGMDPPFGDAFRSHTFSEQTLMSTDLLANSSDPDFMYELDREMNYQQNPRDNFLSLEDCKDIENLESFTDVLDNEGTLTSNWEQWDTYCEDLTKYTKLTSCDIWGTKEVDYLGLDDFSSPYQDEEVISKTPTLAQLNSEDSQSVSDSLYYPDSLFSVKQNPLPSSFPGKKITSRAAAPVCSSKTLQSEVPLSDCVQKASKPTSSTQIMVKTNMYHNEKVNFHVECKDYVKKAKVKINPVQQSRPLLSQVHSDAAKENTCYCGAVAKRQERKGVEPLQGHATPALPFKETQELLLSPLPQEGPGSVAAGESSSLSASTSISNSSQKKEEHNYSLFVSDNLGEQPTKCSPEEDEEDEEDVDDEDHDEGFGSEHELSENEEEEEEEEDYEDDKDDDISDTFSEPGFENDSVEDLKEMTSISSRKRGKRRYFWEYSEQLTPSQQERILRPSEWNRDTLPSNMYQKNGLHHGKYAVKKSRRTDVEDLTPNPKKLLQIGNELRKLNKVISDLTPVSELPLTARPRSRKEKNKLASRACRLKKKAQYEANKVKLWGLNTEYDNLLFVINSIKQEIVNRVQNPREERGPNMGQKLEILIKDTLGLPVAGQTSEFVNQVLEKTAEGNPTGGLVGLRIPTSKV
- the CREBRF gene encoding CREB3 regulatory factor isoform X3 produces the protein MDPPFGDAFRSHTFSEQTLMSTDLLANSSDPDFMYELDREMNYQQNPRDNFLSLEDCKDIENLESFTDVLDNEGTLTSNWEQWDTYCEDLTKYTKLTSCDIWGTKEVDYLGLDDFSSPYQDEEVISKTPTLAQLNSEDSQSVSDSLYYPDSLFSVKQNPLPSSFPGKKITSRAAAPVCSSKTLQSEVPLSDCVQKASKPTSSTQIMVKTNMYHNEKVNFHVECKDYVKKAKVKINPVQQSRPLLSQVHSDAAKENTCYCGAVAKRQERKGVEPLQGHATPALPFKETQELLLSPLPQEGPGSVAAGESSSLSASTSISNSSQKKEEHNYSLFVSDNLGEQPTKCSPEEDEEDEEDVDDEDHDEGFGSEHELSENEEEEEEEEDYEDDKDDDISDTFSEPGFENDSVEDLKEMTSISSRKRGKRRYFWEYSEQLTPSQQERILRPSEWNRDTLPSNMYQKNGLHHGKYAVKKSRRTDVEDLTPNPKKLLQIGNELRKLNKVISDLTPVSELPLTARPRSRKEKNKLASRACRLKKKAQYEANKVKLWGLNTEYDNLLFVINSIKQEIVNRVQNPREERGPNMGQKLEILIKDTLGLPVAGQTSEFVNQVLEKTAEGNPTGGLVGLRIPTSKV
- the CREBRF gene encoding CREB3 regulatory factor isoform X1, which codes for MPASYRLHIPFKSSHPFKPSVSGMDPPFGDAFRSHTFSEQTLMSTDLLANSSDPDFMYELDREMNYQQNPRDNFLSLEDCKDIENLESFTDVLDNEGTLTSNWEQWDTYCEDLTKYTKLTSCDIWGTKEVDYLGLDDFSSPYQDEEVISKTPTLAQLNSEDSQSVSDSLYYPDSLFSVKQNPLPSSFPGKKITSRAAAPVCSSKTLQSEVPLSDCVQKASKPTSSTQIMVKTNMYHNEKVNFHVECKDYVKKAKVKINPVQQSRPLLSQVHSDAAKENTCYCGAVAKRQERKGVEPLQGHATPALPFKETQELLLSPLPQEGPGSVAAGESSSLSASTSISNSSQKKEEHNYSLFVSDNLGEQPTKCSPEEDEEDEEDVDDEDHDEGFGSEHELSENEEEEEEEEDYEDDKDDDISDTFSEPGFENDSVEDLKEMTSISSRKRGKRRYFWEYSEQLTPSQQERILRPSEWNRDTLPSNMYQKNGLHHGKYAVKKSRRTDVEDLTPNPKKLLQIGNELRKLNKVISDLTPVSELPLTARPRSRKEKNKLASRACRLKKKAQYEANKVKLWGLNTEYDNLLFVINSIKQEIVNRVQNPREERGPNMGQKLEILIKDTLGLPVAGQTSEFVNQVLEKTAEGNPTGGLVGLRIPTSKV